In the Streptomyces sp. NBC_00525 genome, one interval contains:
- a CDS encoding helix-turn-helix domain-containing protein, producing the protein MFGVLLRHFRELAGLSQEGLGKRIGFSKSQVAMVERGQRPPKGDFVLKADDACCARGALIVAAAKLTFSSVASWFEPFAEEEAKALVRYEYECHVVPGLLQTEAHARAVFNQACPPLDDEEIERLIVGRLARQALLTRKPPADISFVLELSALTRPIGGRDVHKAQLQHILEVSRLRHVHIQVMPPRRETHSGLSGSFVLLETDNWRRLAYLEVQGRTHLVTEQSDVGELFAKYGMLRTQALGLEESRALIERIVEGL; encoded by the coding sequence ATGTTCGGGGTGCTGTTACGCCACTTCCGCGAGCTGGCGGGCCTCTCGCAGGAGGGCTTGGGGAAGCGGATCGGCTTCTCGAAGTCGCAGGTGGCGATGGTGGAACGGGGCCAGCGGCCCCCGAAGGGCGACTTCGTCTTGAAGGCGGACGATGCATGTTGCGCCAGAGGTGCACTGATCGTGGCCGCAGCGAAGCTGACGTTCAGCAGCGTGGCGTCGTGGTTCGAGCCATTCGCCGAGGAAGAGGCGAAGGCGCTGGTGCGGTACGAGTACGAATGCCACGTAGTACCGGGGCTCTTGCAGACCGAGGCCCACGCGCGTGCCGTGTTCAATCAAGCGTGCCCGCCACTCGACGACGAAGAGATCGAGCGGCTGATCGTCGGACGCCTGGCGCGGCAGGCACTGCTGACCCGTAAGCCGCCGGCCGACATCAGTTTCGTACTGGAGCTCAGCGCGCTGACTCGCCCCATCGGGGGGCGGGATGTGCACAAGGCGCAGCTCCAGCACATTCTTGAGGTGAGCCGGTTGCGGCACGTGCACATCCAGGTGATGCCGCCCCGCAGGGAGACGCACTCCGGTCTGAGCGGATCGTTCGTACTGCTCGAGACCGACAACTGGCGGCGCTTGGCGTACTTGGAGGTCCAGGGCCGCACCCACCTGGTCACCGAACAGTCGGACGTGGGTGAACTGTTCGCCAAATATGGCATGCTGCGGACGCAAGCTCTCGGACTGGAAGAGTCCCGTGCGCTGATCGAGCGGATTGTAGAAGGACTATGA
- a CDS encoding DUF4253 domain-containing protein: MSFALPDGLPSGRFLSSGPTRFWVSDELPQDVDQLWPRLLRKQNAHGLVPLLCWPDALGRPPGLDQVDGIRLEEVLATDFAEYRRRRLPFWMDPTPAPTPEGVEPWPHDPGPPFEQWPGLTPQMPAASADSTPEEAAASLLARLIETGQLGLDECRLVLVPAHRGSDALASIGWAADAPLPLLCALLRSWEDRFGARVVAVFGSELHVSVARPPVDAKHANLLALEHVLSTADNIVDDPPTPFPEYATDLMGRTFWSFWWD; the protein is encoded by the coding sequence ATGTCGTTTGCCCTGCCCGATGGGCTGCCTTCCGGACGGTTTCTGTCTTCTGGTCCCACACGCTTCTGGGTCTCTGACGAATTGCCTCAAGACGTCGATCAGCTGTGGCCTCGCTTGCTGCGCAAGCAGAACGCCCATGGTCTGGTTCCCCTCCTATGCTGGCCCGATGCCCTGGGAAGGCCGCCCGGCCTGGACCAAGTCGATGGCATCCGCCTGGAGGAGGTGCTGGCCACAGACTTCGCCGAATACCGGCGCAGGAGGCTGCCCTTCTGGATGGACCCGACACCGGCCCCGACGCCTGAGGGAGTCGAACCATGGCCGCACGACCCCGGGCCGCCTTTCGAGCAGTGGCCGGGCCTGACACCGCAAATGCCGGCTGCGTCCGCAGACTCGACACCCGAGGAAGCGGCGGCAAGCCTGCTGGCCCGGCTCATCGAGACTGGTCAGCTCGGGCTGGACGAGTGCCGACTCGTGCTCGTCCCTGCACATCGCGGCAGTGACGCTCTGGCCTCGATCGGCTGGGCTGCGGATGCGCCGCTGCCTCTGCTGTGTGCACTCCTGCGAAGCTGGGAAGACCGCTTCGGCGCCCGGGTCGTGGCGGTGTTCGGCAGCGAGCTGCACGTGTCGGTCGCGCGGCCACCCGTTGACGCGAAGCACGCGAACCTGCTCGCTTTGGAACATGTGCTCTCGACGGCCGACAACATCGTCGACGACCCGCCCACACCGTTCCCCGAGTATGCGACGGACCTCATGGGACGCACTTTCTGGTCGTTCTGGTGGGACTGA
- a CDS encoding DUF6879 family protein, whose protein sequence is MSQNEPGFDELLAAAKHSAVHLELRDSYGVGDEAADFETWKRTGRRDIDPASEYWRPWVALVRDTVARGVIVRRARVVSEPVTDYIRYEHAGTPVNLHAGEQVRWLPRRRASGIALPGNDCWVFDGEIALFNHFSGDGDWSEPGWEVRSEPAVVQLASAAFEAVWEHGIPHEKFTV, encoded by the coding sequence ATGTCGCAGAACGAGCCGGGCTTTGACGAACTGCTGGCCGCGGCCAAGCACTCGGCCGTCCACCTGGAGCTGCGCGACTCGTACGGCGTGGGCGACGAGGCCGCCGACTTCGAGACCTGGAAGCGTACGGGCCGGCGCGACATCGACCCGGCGTCCGAGTACTGGAGGCCGTGGGTGGCGTTGGTTCGCGACACCGTGGCCCGAGGCGTGATCGTTCGTCGCGCACGCGTTGTATCGGAGCCGGTAACGGACTACATCCGGTACGAGCACGCCGGCACCCCGGTCAACCTCCACGCCGGGGAGCAGGTGCGCTGGCTGCCCAGGCGCCGGGCTTCCGGCATCGCGCTTCCCGGAAACGACTGCTGGGTGTTCGACGGGGAGATCGCGCTCTTCAATCACTTCTCCGGCGACGGGGACTGGTCCGAGCCCGGCTGGGAGGTTCGGTCCGAGCCGGCCGTGGTACAGCTGGCCTCGGCCGCGTTCGAGGCGGTCTGGGAGCATGGCATCCCGCACGAGAAGTTCACGGTCTGA
- a CDS encoding helix-turn-helix domain-containing protein has product MSASPSSSAQAAREAIASRLGDLRKDAELTGHELALRCGWSPAKSSRIERARTPASAADIRAWCKACGAEDQTDDLIAANRQADQMYVHWQKLHRHGMRRAQEEVAPLYEQTRHFRVYCSNVVPGILQTEAYAEALLSTIAAFQDTPDDSPAAAASRIERSRVLHDGNRRFALLLEEAVLRYRIGDAPAMAGQLGYLLAVMALPNVSLGVIPFTARRRVWPLEAFYVFDDRRASVELLTAAVNVKAPSEVATYAKAFHELSKLAVYGASARTLISDAITSIE; this is encoded by the coding sequence ATGTCCGCGTCCCCGTCGTCCAGTGCCCAGGCCGCCCGCGAGGCCATCGCCTCCCGTCTCGGGGATCTCCGGAAAGACGCGGAGCTGACCGGGCACGAGCTGGCCCTTCGGTGCGGTTGGAGCCCCGCGAAGTCGTCCCGCATCGAACGGGCCAGAACTCCTGCGTCGGCCGCAGACATCCGCGCCTGGTGCAAGGCGTGCGGCGCGGAGGACCAGACGGACGATCTGATCGCGGCGAACCGTCAAGCCGATCAGATGTACGTCCACTGGCAAAAGCTGCACCGGCACGGGATGCGGCGGGCGCAGGAGGAGGTCGCCCCTCTCTACGAACAGACCCGCCACTTCCGCGTGTACTGCTCGAACGTCGTACCGGGCATACTCCAGACCGAGGCGTACGCGGAGGCTCTGCTTTCGACCATTGCCGCCTTCCAGGACACCCCCGACGACTCGCCGGCCGCGGCGGCCTCCCGGATCGAGCGCTCTCGCGTGCTCCATGACGGAAACCGTCGCTTCGCCCTCCTGCTGGAGGAGGCGGTGCTCCGCTATCGCATCGGTGACGCTCCCGCGATGGCCGGACAGCTCGGCTACCTGCTCGCTGTCATGGCGCTTCCCAACGTGAGCCTCGGGGTCATCCCTTTCACCGCCCGGCGGCGTGTCTGGCCCCTGGAAGCCTTCTATGTCTTCGACGACCGCCGAGCGAGCGTCGAACTGCTCACGGCCGCGGTGAACGTCAAGGCGCCCAGTGAGGTCGCGACGTACGCCAAGGCGTTCCACGAACTGTCCAAGCTGGCGGTCTACGGTGCATCCGCCCGGACTCTGATCTCGGACGCGATCACGTCCATCGAGTAG
- a CDS encoding DUF397 domain-containing protein — protein sequence MNTDLKWFKSSYSGPEGGNCVEVALSWSKSSYSGPNGGDCVEVAACPHTIHVRDSKDITVPALALSPKSWTAFVQHTATA from the coding sequence ATGAACACTGACCTCAAGTGGTTCAAGAGCAGCTACAGCGGCCCGGAGGGCGGCAACTGCGTCGAGGTCGCACTTTCCTGGTCCAAGTCCAGCTACAGCGGCCCGAACGGCGGCGACTGCGTCGAGGTCGCCGCCTGCCCCCACACCATCCACGTGCGCGACTCCAAGGACATCACCGTCCCGGCCCTGGCTCTGTCGCCGAAGTCCTGGACGGCGTTCGTCCAGCACACCGCTACCGCCTGA
- a CDS encoding DUF1203 domain-containing protein, which yields MNHVTFPPTAIAPHVLDQLRARDDAGAAIHSRVDDEGGAPLRCCLRRSRIGDRISLVSYAPLRRWAAETGAEPGAYDEVGPVFIHTDRCTGPDPAAGHPFTETGAVRVLRRYSGDGRIAGGTLVQLPDDPDKAQAVMDEALYEAFSDAAVALVHVRAVEYGCFQYEVRGLRR from the coding sequence ATGAACCACGTGACCTTCCCGCCCACCGCCATCGCCCCCCACGTCCTCGACCAGCTCCGCGCACGCGACGACGCGGGGGCCGCCATCCACAGCCGTGTGGACGACGAGGGCGGGGCGCCCCTGCGCTGCTGCCTGCGCCGCAGCCGTATCGGCGACCGGATCTCGCTCGTGTCGTACGCCCCGCTGCGCCGCTGGGCGGCGGAGACGGGCGCCGAGCCGGGGGCGTACGACGAGGTGGGCCCGGTCTTCATCCACACCGACCGCTGCACCGGCCCGGACCCGGCCGCCGGGCACCCGTTCACCGAGACCGGCGCCGTGCGCGTCCTGCGCCGCTACAGCGGTGACGGCCGCATCGCCGGAGGCACGCTCGTACAGCTGCCCGACGACCCCGACAAGGCCCAGGCCGTCATGGACGAGGCCCTGTACGAGGCGTTCTCGGACGCCGCCGTCGCCCTCGTACACGTACGGGCGGTGGAGTACGGCTGCTTCCAGTACGAGGTGCGCGGGCTCAGGCGGTAG
- a CDS encoding VOC family protein has translation MVARLGLVALVVRDYDEAIAFYRDALGFELLEDTRIDAEKRWVVVAPPGARETALLLAKAAGDARGARVGDQTGGRVGWFLYTDAFDRDYARMRAAGVVFEEPPRHEPYGTVAVFQDLYGNRWDLLQPRTS, from the coding sequence ATGGTTGCCCGCCTCGGACTCGTCGCCCTCGTCGTGCGTGACTACGACGAAGCCATCGCCTTCTACCGGGACGCGCTCGGGTTCGAGCTGCTGGAGGACACCCGGATCGACGCGGAGAAGCGCTGGGTGGTCGTCGCGCCGCCCGGTGCGCGGGAGACCGCGCTGCTGCTGGCGAAGGCCGCGGGGGACGCGCGGGGGGCGCGGGTCGGGGATCAGACTGGTGGCCGGGTCGGCTGGTTCCTGTACACGGACGCGTTCGACCGGGACTACGCACGGATGCGTGCGGCCGGGGTTGTTTTCGAGGAGCCGCCCCGCCACGAACCGTACGGAACGGTGGCCGTCTTCCAAGACCTGTACGGCAACCGCTGGGACCTGCTCCAGCCGCGTACGTCGTGA
- a CDS encoding glycosyltransferase family 4 protein, whose translation MKISFLIHNAYAIGGTITTTFNLARALAERHDVEVISALRSRERPSVVLDPRVRLRALVDLRHEKDDPRHRAPAKVFPAAENRYGEYSALTDERIGAALAGIDADVVVGTRPGLNVHLALQAPERVVRVGQEHLMLDQHSPRLRNALRKAYPRLDALTPVTEADAAVYRRKMRLPGVRLQALPNSVPAPTLPPADGRGRIVVAAGRLTPVKRFDLLIEAFAAVAAAHPDWTLRIYGRGEEKERLRALIDRLGLYESVFLMGAVTPMEAEWVKGSIGAVASAYESFGMTVVEAMSCGLPVVSTDCPYGPGEIISPGEDGLLVPVGDREALSGALLRLVADDELRRRMGRTARDNALRYRPDTVVAQAERLFEELSAARRDGRAAARTHDRALTTSGYAAGDTLLTAAGAVVRAARKVRR comes from the coding sequence ATGAAGATCTCTTTCCTCATACACAACGCGTACGCGATAGGAGGGACGATCACCACCACCTTCAACCTGGCCCGCGCGCTTGCCGAGCGGCATGACGTGGAGGTCATCTCCGCGTTGCGGAGCCGGGAGCGGCCGAGTGTCGTGCTCGATCCGCGGGTGCGGCTGCGGGCGTTGGTGGACTTACGGCATGAGAAGGACGACCCGAGGCACCGGGCGCCCGCGAAGGTGTTCCCCGCGGCGGAGAACCGATACGGGGAGTACAGCGCGCTCACCGATGAACGCATCGGCGCGGCGCTGGCCGGGATCGACGCGGATGTGGTCGTGGGGACGCGACCGGGGCTCAACGTGCACCTGGCGCTCCAGGCCCCCGAGCGGGTGGTCCGGGTCGGGCAGGAGCACCTGATGCTCGACCAGCACTCGCCGCGCCTGCGGAACGCGTTGCGCAAGGCGTACCCCCGGCTGGACGCGCTCACCCCCGTCACGGAGGCCGACGCGGCCGTGTACCGGCGGAAGATGCGGCTGCCGGGCGTCCGGTTGCAGGCGCTCCCGAACAGCGTCCCCGCACCGACGCTCCCGCCGGCGGACGGCCGGGGCCGGATCGTCGTCGCGGCCGGGCGGCTGACCCCGGTGAAACGATTCGACCTGCTGATCGAGGCGTTCGCGGCGGTCGCGGCCGCGCACCCCGACTGGACGCTGCGCATTTACGGCCGGGGCGAGGAGAAGGAGCGGCTGCGGGCGCTCATCGACCGGCTCGGGCTGTACGAGAGCGTCTTCCTCATGGGCGCGGTGACCCCGATGGAGGCCGAGTGGGTCAAGGGCTCGATCGGGGCGGTGGCGTCCGCGTACGAGTCCTTCGGCATGACCGTCGTCGAGGCGATGAGCTGCGGCCTGCCCGTGGTGAGCACGGACTGCCCGTACGGCCCCGGCGAGATCATCAGCCCCGGCGAGGACGGCCTGCTCGTCCCGGTCGGTGACCGGGAGGCGCTGTCCGGCGCCCTGCTGCGGCTCGTGGCCGACGACGAACTGCGCCGCCGCATGGGCCGCACCGCGCGGGACAACGCGCTCCGCTACCGCCCCGACACCGTCGTCGCCCAGGCCGAACGGCTCTTCGAGGAGCTGTCGGCGGCCCGGCGGGACGGCCGCGCGGCGGCGCGCACACATGACCGCGCCCTGACGACGAGCGGCTACGCGGCCGGGGACACCCTGCTCACGGCGGCCGGTGCCGTCGTACGGGCCGCACGGAAGGTACGACGATGA
- a CDS encoding TetR/AcrR family transcriptional regulator, with the protein MVELWDGVRAVRDPAQCRARLMTAGRTLFAVYGYVHTSVKDLCAAAQVEVRDFQREFESREALLTDLYDEVAMAGMQASQAELSAKGMDTCPTEERVYRLFDAYVKAVTREPHAARVAFVEVLGVSPAMDEHLTMWRSVWTEFLSHEAERARGRGHAVDGDLAVVVKVLTRSVDELLAHHGRRPRQMPPRLLTSELTRLSMAMIGPAEPGSVGAVGSVGSAGAAGSAG; encoded by the coding sequence GTGGTGGAACTTTGGGACGGCGTACGAGCGGTGCGCGACCCCGCGCAGTGCCGCGCGCGACTCATGACGGCCGGGCGGACGTTGTTCGCCGTGTACGGCTACGTACACACCTCCGTCAAGGACCTGTGCGCTGCCGCGCAGGTGGAAGTACGCGACTTCCAGCGTGAGTTCGAATCGCGCGAGGCGCTGCTCACCGACCTGTACGACGAGGTCGCGATGGCCGGAATGCAGGCGTCGCAGGCGGAGTTGTCGGCGAAGGGCATGGACACGTGTCCGACCGAGGAGCGGGTGTACCGGCTGTTCGACGCGTACGTGAAGGCCGTGACGCGTGAGCCGCACGCGGCGCGGGTGGCGTTCGTGGAGGTGCTGGGCGTCAGCCCGGCGATGGACGAGCACCTGACGATGTGGCGCTCCGTGTGGACGGAGTTCCTGTCCCACGAGGCGGAGCGCGCCCGGGGGCGCGGGCACGCGGTGGACGGGGACCTCGCGGTCGTCGTCAAGGTACTCACCCGTTCGGTGGACGAGCTGCTCGCCCACCACGGGCGGCGGCCCCGCCAGATGCCGCCCCGGCTGCTGACGAGCGAGCTGACGCGGCTGTCGATGGCGATGATCGGTCCGGCGGAGCCGGGTTCGGTGGGGGCGGTGGGCTCGGTGGGCTCGGCAGGGGCAGCGGGCTCGGCGGGGTGA
- a CDS encoding DUF6879 family protein produces MATAVRECLAKARHSAMHLEMRDGYMRDDPEFIRWQNGHRYDPADRVSWWRPWLDVVAEATGRGVVMRRLRVVSEPLSDYVRYEYDGTFTNVAAGEDVRWLPRSRARDLLLPALDGWVMDQETVVFHHFSGDGEWTDPRMEVVHDSVLAAKYVSAYEAAWERAIPHAEYRPA; encoded by the coding sequence GTGGCGACAGCGGTACGTGAATGCCTCGCGAAGGCGCGGCACTCGGCGATGCACCTTGAGATGCGGGACGGCTACATGCGCGATGACCCCGAGTTCATCCGCTGGCAGAACGGACACCGGTACGACCCGGCCGACCGCGTCTCGTGGTGGCGCCCGTGGCTGGACGTAGTCGCCGAGGCGACCGGCCGAGGAGTCGTCATGCGCCGTCTGCGGGTGGTCTCCGAGCCGCTGAGCGACTACGTCCGGTACGAGTACGACGGCACCTTCACCAACGTCGCAGCGGGCGAGGACGTGCGGTGGTTGCCGCGCTCACGGGCGCGCGACCTGCTCCTCCCCGCACTGGACGGATGGGTCATGGACCAGGAGACCGTGGTCTTCCATCACTTCAGCGGGGACGGTGAGTGGACCGACCCTCGCATGGAAGTCGTGCACGACTCGGTCCTGGCCGCAAAGTACGTCAGCGCGTACGAGGCGGCGTGGGAACGCGCGATTCCCCACGCGGAGTACCGGCCCGCCTGA
- a CDS encoding transposase, which produces MCSRRPTTSSTTRPHRSPSMRRTSWDALSGRSGGTEHNGRAACVGSGVPLTEAQWARIEPLLPDRTPKRGGRWRDHREVIDAIAWKFQTGSQWVHLPAKYGNWRGVYNRLRM; this is translated from the coding sequence ATGTGCTCTCGACGGCCGACAACATCGTCGACGACCCGCCCACACCGTTCCCCGAGTATGCGACGGACCTCATGGGACGCACTTTCTGGTCGTTCTGGTGGGACTGAGCACAACGGCCGTGCTGCCTGCGTTGGTTCGGGTGTGCCGTTGACTGAAGCCCAGTGGGCGAGAATCGAGCCGTTGCTCCCGGACCGGACCCCGAAACGAGGTGGCCGGTGGAGAGACCATCGCGAAGTGATCGACGCGATCGCCTGGAAGTTCCAGACCGGCTCGCAGTGGGTCCACCTGCCAGCGAAATACGGGAACTGGCGAGGCGTCTACAACCGGCTACGAATGTGA
- a CDS encoding CatA-like O-acetyltransferase produces the protein MDAPIPVDLAAWPRREHFAHYRERVPCTYSMTVEIDVTAFTAALRASRRKSYVAQVWALADVVNRHEEFRMCLTESGDPAVWPVVHPAFTVFNADRETFACVWARYDPDFAAFHEAAAPLLAEGARATSFFPQDTFPPNTFDISSLPWASFTSFNLNIAQDADHFAPIFTLGRYTERAGRVLLPLAAQVNHAVTDGFHVGRLVRGLEELLGDPAWVDA, from the coding sequence ATGGACGCCCCGATCCCCGTAGACCTGGCCGCCTGGCCGCGCCGCGAGCACTTCGCGCACTACCGCGAGCGCGTGCCGTGTACGTACTCGATGACGGTGGAGATCGACGTCACCGCGTTCACGGCCGCGCTGCGGGCCTCGCGGCGCAAGTCGTACGTGGCGCAGGTCTGGGCGCTCGCCGACGTGGTGAACCGGCACGAGGAGTTCAGGATGTGCCTGACCGAGTCGGGCGATCCGGCGGTGTGGCCGGTGGTGCACCCGGCGTTCACGGTGTTCAACGCGGACCGGGAGACGTTCGCGTGCGTGTGGGCGCGCTACGACCCGGACTTCGCTGCGTTCCACGAGGCGGCGGCCCCGCTGCTCGCGGAAGGCGCCCGCGCCACGTCCTTCTTCCCCCAGGACACGTTCCCCCCGAACACCTTCGACATCTCCAGCCTCCCGTGGGCCTCCTTCACCTCCTTCAACCTCAACATCGCGCAGGACGCGGACCACTTCGCCCCGATCTTCACCCTGGGCCGCTACACGGAACGAGCCGGCCGCGTCCTTCTCCCCCTGGCCGCCCAGGTAAACCACGCAGTGACGGACGGCTTCCACGTGGGGCGCCTGGTGCGGGGCCTTGAGGAGTTGCTGGGGGACCCGGCGTGGGTGGACGCGTAG
- a CDS encoding helix-turn-helix domain-containing protein — MRDDELTAVLTGVGPRLRALRTERGTTLTQLSELTGISLSTLSRLESGGRKPTLELLLPLAKAYGVQLDELVGAPETGDPRVTFRPFKRHGMTFVPLTRHLGGVNAYKQVMPGATGPSGPVEQRVHEGYEWLYVLSGRLRLVLGDHDLVLTAGEAAEFDTHTPHWWGPAGPDPVEFLSLFGPQGERMHVRAKPGGRGAGEA, encoded by the coding sequence ATGCGGGACGACGAGCTGACGGCCGTCCTCACGGGCGTCGGGCCCCGGCTGCGGGCCCTGCGCACCGAGCGCGGGACGACGCTGACACAGCTCAGCGAGCTGACCGGGATCTCCCTGAGCACCCTCTCCCGCCTGGAATCGGGCGGCCGCAAACCGACCCTCGAACTGCTGCTGCCCCTGGCCAAGGCGTACGGGGTCCAGCTGGACGAACTCGTCGGCGCGCCGGAGACGGGCGACCCACGGGTCACGTTCCGCCCGTTCAAGCGCCACGGGATGACCTTCGTCCCGCTCACCCGCCACTTGGGCGGCGTCAACGCGTACAAGCAGGTCATGCCGGGCGCGACCGGCCCGTCCGGCCCCGTCGAGCAACGCGTGCACGAGGGCTACGAGTGGCTGTACGTCCTCTCCGGCCGGCTCCGCCTCGTCCTGGGCGACCACGACCTGGTCCTCACGGCGGGCGAGGCAGCCGAGTTCGACACCCACACCCCCCACTGGTGGGGCCCGGCCGGCCCGGACCCGGTGGAGTTCCTGAGCCTGTTCGGCCCCCAGGGCGAGCGGATGCACGTACGCGCGAAGCCGGGCGGCCGGGGGGCGGGGGAGGCGTGA
- a CDS encoding helix-turn-helix domain-containing protein, protein MADSPSSSAQQARQDLARRLADLCRDSGLTGLELSVLCGWSRSKSSRIMNARTPPSADDIRAWCRACGAEGQTEDLIASLRTAEGMWVNWQRMERAGLRQAQEARLPLYRRTRRFRSYSSWLVPGMIQTWPYTTAALQSIQRRRGLVDDVTEAVAARMERQRVLYEGGRRFAFLVEESVLRSGIGGTEVMSGQLDHLVTVASLPNVSLGVVPMASDRNRWPAEGFWIYDAAQVNVELVSGYLTITQPGEVAMYAETFAELAAQAVYGAAARALIASARDALG, encoded by the coding sequence ATGGCCGATTCTCCGTCTTCCAGCGCCCAGCAGGCCCGACAGGATCTCGCACGACGGCTGGCGGACCTCTGCCGGGACTCCGGCCTGACCGGGCTCGAACTGTCCGTACTCTGCGGGTGGAGCCGGTCCAAGTCGTCCCGGATCATGAACGCCAGGACCCCTCCGTCCGCCGACGACATCCGGGCGTGGTGCCGGGCGTGTGGTGCCGAGGGGCAGACCGAGGACCTGATCGCCTCGCTGCGAACCGCCGAGGGCATGTGGGTCAACTGGCAGCGCATGGAACGGGCCGGGCTCAGACAGGCGCAGGAAGCCCGCTTGCCCCTGTACCGGCGAACCCGCCGATTCCGCTCCTACTCCTCCTGGCTCGTGCCCGGCATGATCCAGACCTGGCCGTACACGACGGCGGCACTGCAATCCATCCAGCGGCGGCGCGGCCTGGTGGACGACGTGACCGAAGCGGTGGCCGCACGGATGGAGCGGCAGCGGGTGCTGTACGAGGGTGGCCGACGGTTCGCGTTCCTCGTCGAGGAGTCGGTGTTGCGGTCCGGAATCGGCGGCACCGAGGTCATGTCCGGACAGCTCGATCACCTGGTCACGGTCGCCTCGCTGCCCAACGTCAGCCTGGGAGTCGTACCCATGGCGTCCGACCGGAACCGATGGCCGGCCGAGGGGTTCTGGATTTATGACGCGGCCCAGGTCAACGTCGAGTTGGTGTCGGGTTACCTGACGATCACACAGCCCGGCGAAGTGGCCATGTACGCGGAGACGTTCGCCGAGCTTGCGGCGCAGGCCGTGTACGGGGCCGCCGCCCGCGCGCTCATCGCATCGGCACGCGACGCCCTCGGATAA